One window from the genome of Argonema galeatum A003/A1 encodes:
- a CDS encoding element excision factor XisH family protein: MSAKDVYHNTVKVALQKEGWLITHDPLVLELSSGRLEIDLGAEQLIAAQKDNIQIAVEIKSFLSPSTTSEFHHALGQFLNYRVALKVKDPNRVLFLAVPVKVYRNFFFGELAQLSISEYHVKVLVFDPEQEVIVQWNN; the protein is encoded by the coding sequence ATGTCTGCCAAGGATGTTTATCACAATACAGTCAAGGTAGCCCTGCAAAAAGAGGGTTGGCTGATTACCCATGACCCACTGGTGCTAGAATTGTCTTCCGGTCGGCTGGAAATTGATTTAGGTGCAGAGCAGTTGATTGCTGCCCAGAAAGACAACATCCAGATTGCTGTTGAAATCAAAAGTTTTTTATCTCCTTCTACAACATCAGAATTTCATCATGCTTTAGGACAGTTTCTGAACTATCGAGTTGCATTAAAAGTCAAAGATCCAAATCGAGTTCTTTTTTTAGCAGTCCCAGTCAAAGTGTATCGTAACTTTTTCTTTGGAGAATTAGCACAGTTGAGTATTTCTGAATACCATGTTAAGGTACTCGTTTTCGATCCCGAACAAGAGGTAATTGTACAATGGAACAACTAG
- a CDS encoding XisH family protein — MSAKDIFHNTVRSALEKDGWTITRDPLFLKVTLQVKIQIDLGAEKLLSAERGTQKIAVEVKSFVGLSALSEFHTAVGQFLNYRVALEKMESERVLYLAVPKDIYQDFFTDLFVQAVLERYQIKVLVFHVQKQEITLWKD, encoded by the coding sequence ATGTCAGCCAAAGATATCTTTCACAACACGGTACGTTCAGCTTTGGAGAAAGATGGATGGACAATTACCCGCGATCCTCTGTTTTTAAAAGTAACTCTGCAAGTGAAAATTCAGATAGATTTGGGAGCGGAAAAGTTGCTCTCGGCTGAAAGGGGTACTCAAAAGATAGCAGTGGAGGTAAAAAGTTTTGTTGGCTTATCAGCGTTGTCGGAATTCCATACGGCTGTTGGTCAGTTTCTTAACTATCGGGTAGCATTGGAGAAAATGGAATCAGAACGAGTGCTGTATTTGGCTGTACCAAAAGATATTTATCAAGATTTTTTTACAGACTTGTTTGTTCAAGCGGTGTTGGAACGATATCAAATAAAGGTGTTGGTTTTTCATGTACAGAAACAGGAGATAACTTTATGGAAAGATTAA
- a CDS encoding XisI protein, with translation MERLNYRELVQKIIHQHASEQSEEDVETTEIVFDTERDRYLLLYVGWRDEERMYGCPIHIDIKDEKIWIQRDFTEEGLAVQLVELGVPKTDIVLGFRAPYVRKFTEFAMA, from the coding sequence ATGGAAAGATTAAATTATCGTGAGTTAGTTCAGAAAATCATACATCAACACGCCAGCGAGCAGTCAGAGGAAGATGTAGAAACCACTGAAATTGTTTTTGATACAGAGCGCGATCGCTATTTGTTGTTATATGTGGGATGGCGTGATGAAGAACGAATGTATGGATGTCCGATTCATATCGATATCAAAGATGAAAAGATTTGGATTCAGCGAGATTTTACGGAAGAAGGATTGGCGGTGCAGTTGGTGGAATTAGGCGTACCGAAAACGGATATTGTCTTAGGATTTCGAGCGCCTTATGTTAGGAAATTTACTGAATTTGCAATGGCTTAA